A section of the Acanthochromis polyacanthus isolate Apoly-LR-REF ecotype Palm Island chromosome 13, KAUST_Apoly_ChrSc, whole genome shotgun sequence genome encodes:
- the LOC110955973 gene encoding LOW QUALITY PROTEIN: P2Y purinoceptor 1 (The sequence of the model RefSeq protein was modified relative to this genomic sequence to represent the inferred CDS: inserted 1 base in 1 codon), whose product MTTDLNLTSLLNVTDLHNHTRGCSLTKTGFQFYYLPTVYIMVFMTGLVGNSLAIWMFVCHMRPWSSISVYMFNLALADFCYVLSLPFLIFYYFNKTDWIFGDVLCRLQRFIFHVNLYGSILFLTCISVHRYTGVVHPLKSLGRLKKKNAVITSALVWVVVVIGIXPILYYSRTGLKRNATTCYDTTTEDELPGYFIYSMTLTVFGFCIPFIIIFCCYGMIVKALIYNDMNNAPLRQKSIHLVIIVLAVFAVSYLPFHVMKNLNMRARLYFQSPDMCEFNNRVYATYQVTRGLASLNSCVDPILYFLAGDTFRRKLSRATKKPSKKGDNVLQSKSEETALNSLAEYVENGDRRL is encoded by the exons ATGACCACAGACTTGAACTTGACCTCTCTGCTGAATGTAACAGATCTCCACAACCACACAAGAGGATGTTCCCTCACCAAAACCGGTTTCCAGTTCTACTACCTGCCCACCGTTTACATCATGGTTTTCATGACCGGACTGGTGGGCAACAGCTTGGCCATTTGGATGTTCGTGTGCCACATGAGACCCTGGAGCAGCATCTCCGTCTACATGTTCAACCTGGCTCTAGCTGACTTCTGCTACGTCCTCTCCCTGCCCTTCCTCATCTTCTactatttcaacaaaacagacTGGATATTCGGGGATGTTCTGTGCCGGCTGCAGCGCTTTATATTCCATGTGAACCTCTATGGGAGTATTCTGTTTCTGACCTGCATCAGTGTTCACAGGTACACCGGTGTGGTACACCCGCTCAAGTCTCTGGGGcggctgaagaagaaaaatgcgGTTATTACCAGTGCATTGGTATGGGTGGTGGTCGTAATAGGTA TCCCCATCCTGTATTATTCCAGGACTGGCTTGAAGCGTAATGCCACTACTTGTTATGACACCACCACTGAGGATGAGCTACCAGGTTATTTCATCTACAGCAtgactttaactgtgtttgGGTTCTGTATTCCCTTTATTATCATATTCTGTTGCTACGGCATGATCGTGAAAGCATTAATCTACAATGACATGAACAACGCACCCCTACGGCAGAAATCCATCCACTTGGTGATCATAGTGCTCGCAGTCTTTGCCGTCTCCTACCTGCCTTTCCATGTGATGAAGAACCTCAACATGAGGGCCAGGCTGTACTTCCAGAGCCCTGACATGTGCGAGTTTAACAACCGTGTCTACGCCACCTACCAGGTGACGCGGGGCTTGGCCAGCCTCAATAGCTGCGTGGATCCTATTCTTTACTTCTTGGCTGGGGATACCTTCAGGAGGAAGCTGTCACGGGCCACTAAAAAGCCCTCCAAGAAGGGGGACAATGTCCTTCAGTCCAAGAGCGAGGAGACAGCGCTGAACAGCCTGGCGGAGTACGTGGAGAACGGCGACCGGAGGCTGTGA